A section of the Mesobacillus jeotgali genome encodes:
- a CDS encoding RluA family pseudouridine synthase, whose translation MEKMEHIISEEQAGDRIDKIISTLDPEWSRSQVQQWIKDGSVLVNGVQVKTNYKCSLNDRLEIIIPDPEVLDVIPEEMDLEIFYEDQDVLVVNKPKGMVVHPAPGHMTGTLVNGLMAHCKDLSGINGVLRPGIVHRIDKDTSGLLMVAKNDLSHESLVNQLVAKTVTRKYKALVHGNIQHDHGTIDAPLGRDPKDRQSMTIVDKGKHAVTHFNVLERFKDFTLVECQLETGRTHQIRVHMKYIGFPLAGDPKYGPKKTLDIGGQALHAGVLGFDHPRTGEYIEFEAPMPEYFIDLLNDLRENH comes from the coding sequence ATGGAGAAAATGGAACACATCATCAGTGAAGAACAGGCTGGTGACAGAATAGATAAGATTATTTCAACGCTTGATCCTGAGTGGTCAAGAAGCCAGGTCCAGCAATGGATCAAGGATGGCAGCGTGCTGGTTAATGGAGTACAGGTGAAAACAAATTATAAATGCAGCCTGAATGACAGGCTGGAAATCATCATCCCGGATCCTGAGGTACTGGATGTCATCCCTGAAGAGATGGACCTCGAAATTTTTTACGAGGATCAGGATGTACTGGTTGTAAACAAGCCTAAAGGAATGGTTGTCCATCCAGCACCTGGACATATGACAGGTACCCTGGTGAATGGATTGATGGCCCATTGTAAAGATCTATCCGGGATTAACGGTGTTTTACGCCCGGGTATTGTCCACAGGATCGATAAGGATACTTCTGGCCTATTGATGGTGGCTAAAAACGATCTGTCCCATGAAAGCCTGGTGAACCAGCTTGTGGCAAAAACGGTAACCCGTAAATACAAGGCACTTGTCCACGGCAATATTCAGCATGACCATGGCACAATCGATGCTCCGCTTGGACGTGATCCTAAGGATCGCCAGAGCATGACGATCGTCGATAAAGGAAAACATGCTGTGACACATTTTAATGTGCTCGAACGCTTTAAGGACTTTACCTTAGTTGAGTGCCAGCTCGAAACAGGAAGAACTCACCAGATTCGTGTGCACATGAAGTATATCGGTTTTCCTCTTGCCGGGGACCCTAAATACGGTCCTAAAAAGACACTTGATATCGGCGGCCAGGCACTGCATGCAGGCGTGCTTGGTTTCGATCACCCGAGAACCGGTGAGTATATTGAATTTGAAGCGCCGATGCCTGAATATTTCATAGACCTTTTAAATGATTTAAGAGAAAATCATTGA
- a CDS encoding dihydroorotase: MSMLIKNGKLLTENGFETMDIFIENGIISQVGPLSSKADQIIDAEGKLVAPGLIDLHVHLREPGGEKKETIATGTLAAAKGGFTTVAAMPNTRPVPDSKAQMEWLQERIQETGYVRVLPYASITIRELGQELTDFSELKEAGAFALTDDGVGVQSAGMMLEAMKRAAKLDMTIVAHCEDNTLINKGSLHQGKKAEELGIHGIPSVCESVHIARDILLAEEAGCHYHVCHISTKESVRAVRDAKRYGIRVTAEVTPHHLLLCEDDIPGNDANYKMNPPLRSKQDQEALIEGLLDGTIDFIATDHAPHTSAEKAEGIELAPFGIVGLETAFPLLYTHLVKTNIITLKQLVDFLTIKPAQVFGLPYGELKEGSPADIVLIDLDEEREINPEKFLTKGKNTPFGGWHCKGWPVLTIAEGKIVWEKGVVTA, translated from the coding sequence ATGTCAATGCTAATCAAAAATGGCAAACTGCTTACTGAAAACGGTTTTGAAACAATGGATATTTTCATAGAAAACGGAATAATATCACAGGTTGGCCCCCTCTCCTCAAAGGCTGATCAAATAATTGACGCAGAAGGAAAGCTGGTAGCACCAGGGCTGATTGACCTGCATGTCCACCTGCGGGAGCCTGGCGGAGAAAAGAAAGAAACGATTGCTACAGGGACACTTGCTGCAGCAAAGGGTGGTTTTACTACAGTTGCTGCCATGCCTAATACAAGACCTGTCCCTGACTCAAAGGCCCAGATGGAATGGCTCCAGGAAAGGATTCAGGAAACGGGTTATGTAAGGGTTCTGCCCTATGCCTCAATCACTATTCGAGAACTTGGACAGGAGCTAACTGATTTTAGTGAACTGAAGGAAGCAGGAGCATTTGCCCTCACCGATGATGGGGTAGGGGTTCAGTCAGCAGGTATGATGCTTGAAGCAATGAAAAGGGCAGCAAAACTTGACATGACTATCGTTGCTCACTGTGAAGACAATACATTGATCAATAAAGGCTCGCTCCACCAGGGGAAGAAAGCTGAAGAACTAGGAATTCACGGAATTCCGTCAGTTTGTGAGTCAGTACATATTGCAAGGGACATCCTTCTTGCTGAGGAGGCAGGGTGCCACTACCATGTCTGCCATATCAGTACGAAAGAATCCGTCAGGGCAGTCAGGGATGCGAAGAGGTATGGCATAAGAGTGACCGCTGAAGTCACTCCGCATCATTTACTTTTATGTGAAGACGACATACCAGGAAACGATGCAAATTATAAGATGAACCCTCCGCTCAGGAGCAAACAGGATCAGGAGGCTTTAATTGAAGGCCTGCTTGATGGCACAATTGATTTCATCGCGACAGATCATGCACCGCATACCAGTGCTGAAAAAGCAGAGGGAATCGAACTGGCGCCATTCGGGATTGTCGGACTTGAAACAGCATTCCCGCTTTTGTATACGCATCTTGTTAAAACAAACATCATTACATTGAAGCAGCTGGTCGACTTTTTAACAATCAAGCCTGCTCAGGTGTTTGGGCTTCCATACGGTGAGCTCAAAGAAGGCTCACCCGCAGACATTGTGCTGATTGACCTGGACGAAGAAAGAGAAATCAATCCAGAAAAATTCCTAACCAAAGGAAAGAATACACCATTTGGCGGATGGCACTGCAAGGGATGGCCTGTACTGACGATTGCTGAAGGAAAAATAGTCTGGGAAAAGGGAGTTGTAACAGCATGA
- a CDS encoding solute carrier family 23 protein, protein MNKPILDIKDIPTPFQWFTLSLQHLFAMFGATILVPYLVGLSPAIALISSGLGTIAFLIITKFQVPAYLGSSFAFIAPVIAAKAGGGPGAAMIGTFLAGLVYGTVALIIKKAGYRWIMRLLPPVVVGPVIIVIGLALAGTAVSMAMNVPGTTEYSLLHFSAALVTLAATIIFSIYGKGMMSMVPILAGIIVGYVYSLFIGIVDFSVVQKAGWFEMPDFIIPFVDYKVKVTMEIALLMVPVAIVTLSEHIGHQLVLSKVVGRDYIKEPGLHRSIMGDGMATMISGLIGGPPKTTYGENIGVLAITRVYSVYVLLGAAIIATVFGFIGKITALISSIPTPVMGGVSILLFGIIASSGLRMLVDSKIDFGNTRNLVISSVILVIGIGGAFIKVSEQFQIQGMALAAIIGVVLNIILPGRPEIEEDMFEVETEKKTEKKNDVA, encoded by the coding sequence ATGAACAAACCAATTCTAGATATTAAAGATATCCCAACACCATTCCAATGGTTCACACTTAGTCTTCAGCACTTATTCGCGATGTTTGGCGCCACAATCCTGGTTCCATACCTTGTAGGCTTAAGCCCGGCAATCGCTTTGATTTCAAGCGGACTGGGTACAATAGCATTCCTGATCATCACTAAATTCCAGGTACCGGCTTACCTTGGCTCATCCTTCGCCTTCATTGCTCCTGTCATTGCAGCAAAAGCAGGCGGCGGCCCGGGTGCCGCAATGATCGGAACTTTCCTGGCCGGCCTCGTCTACGGAACGGTCGCTCTCATTATTAAAAAAGCCGGCTATCGCTGGATTATGAGGTTATTGCCGCCTGTTGTTGTTGGACCAGTTATCATTGTCATCGGGCTTGCACTTGCTGGTACAGCCGTCAGCATGGCGATGAATGTTCCTGGCACGACCGAGTATAGCCTGCTTCACTTTTCTGCAGCTCTAGTCACACTTGCAGCAACAATCATCTTCTCGATATATGGAAAAGGCATGATGAGCATGGTGCCAATCCTTGCAGGGATAATCGTCGGTTATGTATACTCATTGTTTATTGGAATTGTAGACTTCTCAGTAGTCCAAAAAGCCGGATGGTTTGAGATGCCTGACTTCATCATCCCATTCGTTGACTACAAAGTGAAAGTAACAATGGAAATCGCCCTTCTGATGGTACCGGTAGCAATCGTGACATTATCAGAACACATCGGCCACCAGCTTGTCCTGAGCAAGGTAGTCGGCAGAGACTATATTAAAGAACCTGGCTTGCACCGTTCTATCATGGGAGACGGCATGGCAACCATGATTTCAGGCTTAATCGGCGGACCGCCTAAAACAACTTACGGTGAAAACATTGGAGTGCTGGCAATCACAAGAGTGTACAGTGTTTATGTCCTGCTTGGAGCCGCCATTATTGCCACAGTCTTCGGATTCATCGGTAAAATCACTGCTTTGATCAGCTCGATTCCTACACCGGTAATGGGTGGGGTTTCCATCCTGCTGTTCGGAATCATCGCTTCATCAGGATTAAGAATGCTGGTAGACAGCAAAATAGACTTTGGCAACACGCGTAACCTTGTTATCTCTTCAGTCATCCTGGTTATTGGGATTGGCGGGGCATTCATTAAGGTATCAGAACAGTTCCAAATTCAAGGTATGGCTCTGGCAGCAATCATCGGTGTAGTTCTGAACATCATCCTTCCAGGACGCCCGGAAATTGAAGAAGATATGTTTGAAGTTGAAACGGAAAAAAAAACTGAGAAAAAGAACGATGTAGCATAG
- the pyrR gene encoding bifunctional pyr operon transcriptional regulator/uracil phosphoribosyltransferase PyrR, which yields MTEKAVVLDNQGIRRALTRIAHEIIERNKGIEDCVLVGIRTRGIFIAKRLADRIQEIEGAEIPVGDLDITLYRDDLTKKTSDQEPEVKGSDIPVDISNKKVILVDDVLYTGRTVRAAMDALIDIGRPATIQLAVLVDRGHRELPIRADFVGKNIPTSSAEKIVVELQEVDQEERVSIYDK from the coding sequence GTGACAGAAAAAGCGGTTGTGCTCGATAATCAAGGAATCCGCAGAGCATTAACGAGGATTGCCCACGAAATTATCGAAAGAAACAAAGGCATCGAAGACTGCGTGCTCGTTGGAATCCGAACCAGAGGGATTTTTATCGCCAAAAGGCTCGCCGATCGGATCCAGGAAATTGAAGGTGCTGAAATACCCGTAGGAGACCTTGATATCACACTGTATCGTGATGACTTGACAAAAAAGACGAGTGACCAGGAACCGGAAGTAAAGGGTTCGGATATTCCGGTCGACATTTCGAATAAGAAAGTAATTCTGGTAGACGATGTCCTATACACTGGCAGGACTGTACGGGCTGCGATGGATGCCCTGATCGATATCGGGCGCCCGGCTACCATACAGCTTGCAGTCCTCGTTGACAGGGGACACAGGGAGCTTCCAATCAGAGCAGACTTTGTAGGCAAGAACATACCGACTTCAAGCGCTGAAAAAATCGTTGTCGAACTGCAGGAAGTAGACCAGGAAGAACGAGTAAGCATTTATGATAAATAA
- a CDS encoding TraR/DksA family transcriptional regulator produces the protein MESNLDYIYNELRETKTELLTYLNYGDRDVRILKYIKDELRDIEAALEKVDNGEYGKCELSGEYLPYDFLQTIPTARSASELNQMEQYYRKPIYS, from the coding sequence ATGGAAAGTAATCTTGATTACATTTACAATGAGCTCCGCGAAACGAAGACAGAATTGTTAACGTACCTGAACTATGGCGATAGAGACGTAAGAATTTTGAAATATATAAAAGATGAACTTCGCGATATCGAAGCAGCATTGGAGAAAGTGGATAATGGAGAGTATGGAAAATGTGAATTATCTGGAGAATATCTCCCATACGATTTTTTACAGACAATCCCAACAGCTAGATCAGCCAGTGAATTAAACCAAATGGAACAATATTACCGAAAACCAATATATTCGTGA
- the lspA gene encoding signal peptidase II, which yields MFYYIIALFVILLDQLTKWFIVKNMELGESIKVIENFLYITSHRNRGAAWGILQGQMWFFYVITIVVVIGLVIYIQKAAKGKMLLGVSLGFMLGGAIGNFIDRVYRKEVVDFINTYIFGYDFPIFNIADSALVIGVGLLMIDMIREEREAKRKAYGENGTHHQ from the coding sequence GTGTTTTATTACATAATTGCGCTGTTTGTGATCTTGCTTGACCAGCTTACTAAATGGTTCATTGTGAAAAACATGGAGCTTGGAGAGAGCATAAAGGTTATAGAGAATTTCTTGTACATCACTTCTCATCGCAACCGTGGGGCGGCATGGGGAATCCTGCAGGGGCAAATGTGGTTCTTTTATGTCATAACGATTGTTGTGGTGATTGGCCTTGTCATTTATATTCAGAAGGCAGCCAAAGGCAAGATGCTGCTTGGTGTTTCGCTTGGTTTCATGCTTGGCGGGGCGATTGGGAATTTCATCGACAGGGTATACCGGAAAGAAGTGGTGGATTTTATCAACACATATATTTTCGGTTACGATTTCCCTATTTTCAATATTGCCGATTCTGCATTGGTAATTGGTGTGGGTCTGCTGATGATTGATATGATCAGGGAAGAGAGAGAGGCGAAAAGAAAAGCTTATGGAGAAAATGGAACACATCATCAGTGA
- a CDS encoding aspartate carbamoyltransferase catalytic subunit → MKWDLLTTSKLSINEIQEILGSATGFAMGETWQPNEKVFISNLFFEPSTRTKSSFEVAERKLGLEVIPFEVQTSSVLKGETLYDTVRTLEAIGTDAVVIRHSADNYFSELKQGISIPIINAGDGRGHHPTQSLLDLMTIRQEFGRFTGIKVAIIGDILHSRVARSNADALIRLGARVIFSGPASWVNLSELPHGCEYMEVDDAIREADVVMLLRVQHERHDGKILFEKEDYHQRYGLTREREKMMKKDSIILHPAPVNRGVEIANELVECSKSRIFKQMENGVYIRMAVLKRALENKNGGMDHVNANQKWQTAY, encoded by the coding sequence ATGAAATGGGATCTGCTGACAACATCAAAATTGAGCATTAATGAAATCCAAGAAATTCTTGGAAGTGCAACAGGATTCGCCATGGGGGAGACATGGCAGCCCAATGAAAAGGTTTTTATCAGCAATTTGTTCTTTGAGCCCAGTACAAGGACGAAATCGAGTTTTGAAGTGGCTGAACGAAAGCTGGGGCTTGAGGTTATTCCATTCGAGGTGCAGACATCAAGCGTCTTAAAAGGAGAGACATTGTATGACACAGTCAGGACCCTCGAAGCAATTGGCACTGATGCAGTGGTAATCAGGCACAGTGCGGACAATTACTTTTCTGAGCTCAAACAAGGAATATCAATCCCCATCATCAATGCGGGAGATGGAAGGGGGCATCACCCCACACAATCACTGCTGGATCTTATGACCATCCGACAGGAATTTGGCCGGTTCACGGGAATCAAAGTAGCCATCATTGGCGATATCCTGCACAGCCGGGTGGCAAGATCCAACGCCGATGCTCTTATCAGGCTCGGGGCCAGGGTCATTTTTTCCGGTCCTGCAAGCTGGGTGAACTTATCTGAACTCCCCCACGGATGCGAGTATATGGAAGTGGATGACGCTATCCGCGAGGCAGATGTTGTTATGCTTCTGCGTGTCCAGCATGAACGCCATGATGGAAAAATTCTATTTGAAAAAGAAGATTACCATCAACGATACGGATTAACCCGCGAGCGGGAAAAAATGATGAAAAAAGACAGTATCATTCTCCATCCCGCACCAGTCAACCGCGGAGTAGAGATTGCAAATGAACTAGTGGAATGTTCAAAGTCGAGAATATTTAAGCAAATGGAAAACGGCGTGTATATAAGAATGGCTGTTTTGAAAAGAGCACTTGAAAACAAGAATGGGGGAATGGATCATGTCAATGCTAATCAAAAATGGCAAACTGCTTACTGA
- the ileS gene encoding isoleucine--tRNA ligase: MEYKDTLLMPKTEFPMRGNLPNREPEIQAKWEEMNIYEKVQKHTEGRPLFILHDGPPYANGDIHMGHALNKILKDFIVRYKSMSGFCSPYVPGWDTHGLPIEQALTNKGVKRKEMTVAEFRKLCEEYAYEQINNQREQFKRLGVRGDWENPYITLKPEYEAQQIKVFGEMAKKGYIYKGKKPVYWSPSSESALAEAEIEYQDKRSASIYVGFPVKDGKGVLDQDVEIVIWTTTPWTIPANLGISVHPELTYVVVEADGKKFLVAEELLEAVTNEIGWDSVSTVKKFAGKELEGVLAKHPLYGRDSLVMLGEHVTTDAGTGCVHTAPGHGEDDFHVGQKYGLEVLCPVDDKGVMTAEAEGFEGLFYDQANKPITEKLEEAGALLKLSFITHSYPHDWRTKKPVIFRATAQWFASIKDFRGELLKAVEETKWVPAWGETRLFNMVRDRGDWCISRQRAWGVPIPVFYAENGQEIITDETIEHVSNLFREHGSNIWFEKEAKELLPEGFSHPGSPNGQFTKETDIMDVWFDSGSSHQAVLVERDDLQRPADLYLEGSDQYRGWFNSSLSTAVAVTGKAPYKGVLSHGFALDGEGRKMSKSIGNVVVPAKVMNQLGADILRLWVASVDYQSDVRVSDAILKQVAEVYRKIRNTYRFLLGNLSDFNPETDAVPFEQLREVDQFMLVKLNKLIKYVRNAYDNYEFAGVYHAVNNFCTLDLSAFYLDFAKDVLYIEAADNAERRAIQTVLHESLLALVKLTAPILSHTADEVWAFIPSAKEDSVQLTDMPEAKEIANGEELEKKWNAFMKLRDDVLKALEEARNEKVIGKSLTAKVSLYVSDSTKELLDAISENLSQLFIVSGFEVAGSYDQAPENAIKLENAAIVVTKAEGETCERCWVVTPEVGKVEEHPTLCERCATVVKENY, translated from the coding sequence ATGGAGTACAAAGACACATTGCTCATGCCGAAGACTGAGTTTCCAATGCGCGGGAACCTTCCAAACAGGGAACCGGAAATCCAGGCAAAATGGGAAGAAATGAATATCTATGAAAAAGTCCAAAAGCACACGGAAGGACGCCCGCTGTTCATCCTTCATGATGGACCTCCATATGCGAATGGAGATATCCATATGGGCCATGCATTAAACAAGATCTTAAAAGACTTTATCGTTCGCTATAAGTCAATGAGCGGCTTTTGCTCTCCATATGTTCCCGGATGGGATACACATGGTTTGCCGATTGAGCAGGCATTGACCAACAAAGGTGTAAAACGCAAGGAAATGACAGTCGCTGAATTCAGGAAGCTATGTGAAGAATATGCATATGAGCAGATCAACAACCAGCGTGAGCAGTTTAAGCGTCTTGGGGTCAGAGGCGACTGGGAAAATCCTTATATCACTTTGAAGCCTGAATATGAGGCACAGCAGATCAAGGTGTTTGGCGAGATGGCCAAAAAAGGATATATCTACAAAGGTAAAAAGCCGGTTTACTGGTCACCATCAAGTGAATCCGCACTGGCAGAAGCAGAAATTGAATACCAGGATAAACGTTCAGCTTCCATCTATGTTGGTTTCCCTGTAAAAGACGGTAAGGGTGTTTTAGACCAGGATGTTGAAATTGTCATCTGGACAACAACGCCGTGGACGATTCCTGCAAATCTGGGTATTTCTGTACACCCCGAATTGACTTACGTAGTGGTTGAAGCCGACGGAAAGAAATTCCTTGTTGCTGAAGAACTGCTTGAAGCAGTAACGAATGAAATCGGCTGGGATAGTGTCTCTACTGTCAAGAAATTTGCAGGCAAGGAGCTTGAAGGCGTTCTTGCAAAACATCCATTGTATGGCCGTGATTCACTTGTCATGCTTGGAGAGCACGTTACGACTGATGCTGGTACAGGATGCGTACACACGGCTCCTGGACATGGTGAAGATGACTTCCATGTTGGCCAGAAATATGGCCTTGAAGTTTTATGCCCTGTTGATGATAAGGGTGTTATGACGGCTGAAGCAGAAGGCTTTGAAGGATTGTTCTACGATCAGGCAAACAAGCCAATCACTGAAAAGCTTGAAGAGGCTGGCGCTTTATTGAAGCTAAGCTTCATCACACACTCCTACCCGCATGACTGGAGAACGAAGAAACCTGTTATCTTCCGTGCTACAGCACAATGGTTCGCATCCATTAAAGATTTCCGAGGCGAGCTGCTAAAAGCTGTTGAGGAAACAAAATGGGTTCCTGCATGGGGCGAAACAAGATTGTTCAATATGGTCCGTGACCGCGGCGACTGGTGTATCTCCCGTCAGCGCGCATGGGGTGTTCCTATCCCTGTATTCTACGCTGAGAACGGGCAGGAGATCATCACTGACGAAACAATCGAACATGTTTCAAATCTATTCCGTGAGCATGGATCAAATATCTGGTTTGAAAAAGAAGCGAAGGAATTGCTGCCAGAAGGTTTCAGCCACCCTGGAAGTCCTAATGGCCAATTTACAAAAGAAACGGACATCATGGATGTTTGGTTCGATTCCGGATCTTCTCACCAGGCAGTGCTTGTTGAACGCGATGACCTCCAGCGTCCGGCAGACCTTTATCTTGAAGGCTCTGACCAATACCGCGGCTGGTTCAACTCTTCTTTATCAACAGCCGTTGCAGTAACTGGCAAGGCACCATATAAAGGAGTTCTCAGCCATGGTTTTGCTTTGGATGGTGAAGGCCGCAAGATGAGTAAATCAATCGGAAACGTCGTTGTTCCTGCCAAGGTCATGAACCAGTTAGGTGCAGACATCCTTCGACTTTGGGTTGCATCTGTTGACTATCAATCAGATGTGCGTGTTTCTGACGCAATCCTTAAGCAAGTTGCTGAAGTATACCGTAAAATCCGCAACACATACAGGTTCTTGCTTGGCAATCTTTCAGACTTCAATCCTGAAACGGATGCCGTACCATTCGAACAGTTACGCGAAGTGGACCAGTTCATGCTCGTCAAACTGAACAAGCTAATCAAATATGTACGAAATGCTTATGACAACTATGAATTTGCAGGCGTATACCATGCGGTCAACAACTTCTGTACACTTGATTTGAGTGCCTTCTATCTGGATTTCGCGAAGGATGTCCTGTATATCGAAGCAGCAGATAATGCTGAGCGCCGTGCAATCCAGACAGTTTTGCATGAAAGCTTGCTTGCATTAGTGAAGCTGACTGCACCTATCCTTTCTCATACTGCGGATGAAGTTTGGGCATTCATTCCATCAGCGAAGGAAGATAGCGTTCAGCTTACAGATATGCCAGAAGCTAAGGAAATCGCGAATGGGGAAGAACTTGAGAAAAAGTGGAATGCCTTCATGAAACTCCGTGACGATGTCCTTAAAGCGCTTGAAGAAGCGAGAAACGAAAAAGTGATCGGAAAGTCTTTGACTGCAAAAGTTTCATTATATGTAAGCGACAGTACAAAAGAGCTTCTTGACGCAATCTCTGAAAACTTAAGCCAGCTATTCATCGTTTCAGGCTTTGAAGTTGCAGGAAGCTATGACCAGGCTCCAGAAAATGCCATCAAGCTTGAAAACGCAGCAATCGTTGTAACCAAAGCTGAAGGTGAAACTTGTGAAAGATGCTGGGTTGTCACACCAGAAGTGGGTAAAGTTGAAGAACATCCAACACTTTGTGAGCGCTGTGCAACAGTAGTAAAAGAAAATTACTAA
- a CDS encoding carbamoyl phosphate synthase small subunit: MKKQLILEDGTVFIGKGFGSETSTIGEVVFNTGMTGYQEILSDPSYCGQIVTLTYPLIGNYGINRDDFESISPAVRGLIVKENADFPSNWRSEMPLNDYLGMKNIPGIAGIDTRKLTKIIRKYGTLKGAICGLDVNAEEMAASLKRETLQKDQVREVSTRTAYPSPGRGHRVVLVDFGLKHGILRELNDRNCDVIVVPYNTAADEILSLSPDGIMLSNGPGDPKDVPEAIEMIKGVLGKVPLFGICLGHQLFALACGADTEKMKFGHRGSNHPVKDLRTGKVALTSQNHGYTVTEDSVTGTELEVTHLALNDGTVEGLAHKNAAAFTVQYHPEASPGPEDANGLFNQFIELVKAEKKGGCQLCQSVKM, encoded by the coding sequence ATGAAGAAGCAGCTGATTTTAGAAGACGGCACAGTTTTTATAGGAAAAGGATTTGGAAGTGAGACATCGACAATTGGTGAGGTTGTTTTCAATACAGGTATGACTGGTTACCAGGAAATACTCTCAGATCCATCGTACTGTGGACAGATCGTAACATTGACTTATCCGCTGATTGGCAATTATGGAATCAATAGGGATGACTTTGAATCAATCAGTCCCGCAGTCCGTGGCCTGATTGTGAAGGAAAATGCTGATTTCCCTTCCAATTGGCGTTCGGAGATGCCTTTGAATGATTACCTGGGAATGAAGAACATTCCGGGAATAGCTGGAATCGATACAAGAAAGCTGACGAAAATCATCCGTAAGTATGGCACTTTAAAGGGGGCCATTTGCGGATTAGATGTAAATGCAGAAGAGATGGCTGCCTCTTTGAAACGGGAAACACTGCAAAAGGATCAGGTGAGGGAAGTATCGACCAGGACAGCATACCCTAGTCCGGGCCGCGGCCATAGAGTCGTTCTTGTGGATTTCGGACTGAAGCATGGGATTTTAAGAGAACTGAATGACAGGAACTGTGATGTCATTGTGGTCCCTTATAATACAGCCGCTGATGAGATCCTAAGTTTAAGCCCAGATGGCATCATGCTCTCAAACGGACCTGGGGACCCGAAGGATGTGCCTGAAGCCATTGAAATGATCAAGGGTGTGCTTGGCAAGGTTCCGCTGTTCGGAATTTGCCTGGGTCACCAATTATTCGCACTAGCATGCGGAGCGGATACGGAAAAAATGAAATTCGGCCATCGAGGATCCAACCACCCTGTCAAGGATTTACGTACAGGAAAAGTGGCTCTGACTTCACAGAATCATGGATATACAGTAACGGAGGATTCTGTCACTGGGACAGAGCTGGAAGTTACCCATCTTGCTTTGAATGATGGAACTGTTGAAGGACTTGCACATAAAAATGCAGCAGCATTCACTGTCCAATATCATCCGGAAGCATCACCTGGACCTGAAGATGCGAACGGATTATTCAATCAATTCATCGAGCTAGTGAAAGCAGAAAAAAAAGGAGGCTGTCAATTATGCCAAAGCGTAAAGATGTAA